A single Pantoea rwandensis DNA region contains:
- a CDS encoding DNA translocase FtsK 4TM domain-containing protein, with product MSQEYTEDKDVSLQPLSSGRRLLEALLILVALFAIYLMVSLVSFNPSDPSWSQTAWHEPIHNLGGSVGAWLADTLLFIFGVMAYAIPPVIIGLCWITFRQRDRQDYIDYFAVGLRLIGVLALVVTTCGLAALNVDDIWYFASGGVIGSLVSNAMAPWFSSAGGTLTLICVWAAGITLYTGWSWLTIAEKIGSVVMGVLTFASNRSRHDEPWQEEEEYEEEEEHAEHAAPSLRAAQSHDDDDDVLLAKPRKVAEPIAEQLPDDPLLAKASAATAAAIAVTAEAAHQAPVVPSPVVNAPAEAAPVAHTPEVPAAVAPVAVPPAPEPVIQPAPPLYRFEVPGEPAPSAFSPVDDDEGPRMGNWQDAAQSSASLNTAAAAAVGAAAAKTASAYTPAFDVVPERDYNPQVKQGIGPELPRPNKIKLPTRRELASYGIKLPSQRMAEDKAREEAEQLLPEMTATYHEPSQDHEEDTALQEAHLREAFASQQQQRYAESGQHQVEEDEEALHQAQLANQFAAQQQQRYQQSETNEGPVFNLDTSSAFDFSPMKDLVDDGPSEPLFTIAATPEPEAPAQWQQPAAPQSEAPAQWQQPAAPQSKAPAQWQQPAAPQPEAMPSLNEHNSPWSSSETESYAAPAEAPQPAAPAQDSLFHPFLVRHERPLEKPSTPLPTLDLLTSPPSEEEPVDMFALEQTARLVEARLADYRVKAEVVGISPGPVITRFELDLAPGVKAARISNLSRDLARSLSAVAVRVVEVIPGKPYVGLELPNKHRQTVYLREVLDCDKFRDNPSPLSVVLGKDISGQPVVADLAKMPHLLVAGTTGSGKSVGVNTMIISMLYKATPEEVRFIMIDPKMLELSVYEGIPHLLTEVVTDMKDAANALRWSVGEMERRYKLMSALGVRNLAGYNEKIEQAAAMGRPIPDPFWKPGDSMETTPPVLEKLPYIVVLVDEFADLMMAVGKKVEELIARLAQKARAAGIHLVLATQRPSVDVITGLIKANIPTRIAFTVSSKIDSRTILDQGGAESLLGMGDMLYMPPNSSMPVRVHGAFVRDQEVHAVVQDWKARGRPQYIDSITAGEESESAAGGLDGDEELDPLFDQAVSFVVEKRRASISGVQRQFRIGYNRAARIIEQMEAQGIVSEPGHNGNREVLSPPPHEM from the coding sequence TTGAGCCAGGAATATACAGAAGATAAAGACGTTTCGTTACAACCGCTGAGCAGTGGACGCAGGCTGCTGGAAGCGTTGCTCATCCTTGTGGCCCTGTTCGCCATCTATTTGATGGTGTCGCTGGTTAGCTTCAATCCTTCCGATCCAAGCTGGTCGCAGACCGCCTGGCATGAACCGATCCATAATTTGGGCGGTAGTGTCGGCGCATGGCTGGCGGATACGCTCTTATTCATTTTCGGCGTGATGGCGTATGCCATTCCTCCGGTCATCATTGGTTTGTGCTGGATTACATTCCGTCAGCGCGATCGCCAGGATTACATCGATTACTTTGCGGTGGGCTTACGCCTGATTGGCGTGCTGGCGCTGGTGGTGACCACTTGTGGTTTAGCTGCGCTGAACGTTGATGACATCTGGTACTTTGCTTCGGGCGGTGTAATTGGCAGCCTCGTCAGTAATGCGATGGCGCCCTGGTTTAGTTCTGCCGGCGGCACTTTGACGCTGATCTGCGTGTGGGCGGCAGGCATAACCTTATACACGGGCTGGTCGTGGCTAACCATCGCCGAAAAAATCGGGAGCGTGGTGATGGGCGTACTGACCTTCGCCAGCAACCGCTCTCGTCATGACGAACCCTGGCAGGAAGAAGAGGAGTACGAAGAAGAGGAAGAGCATGCCGAACATGCTGCGCCTTCACTGCGTGCTGCGCAATCGCATGATGACGATGATGACGTTCTGCTGGCTAAACCGCGTAAGGTGGCTGAGCCTATCGCCGAACAGCTGCCGGATGATCCTCTGCTAGCCAAAGCCAGTGCCGCGACAGCCGCGGCCATTGCGGTGACCGCCGAAGCTGCACACCAGGCGCCCGTTGTGCCGTCACCCGTGGTCAATGCACCCGCCGAAGCGGCACCTGTTGCTCATACCCCTGAGGTGCCTGCGGCAGTAGCACCTGTTGCGGTACCGCCTGCGCCTGAACCGGTTATTCAACCCGCACCGCCGCTGTATCGCTTTGAAGTTCCGGGCGAACCGGCACCCTCAGCGTTTTCACCCGTTGATGACGATGAAGGGCCACGCATGGGGAACTGGCAGGATGCCGCTCAATCATCTGCTTCTCTGAACACTGCGGCAGCCGCAGCAGTGGGGGCAGCTGCTGCGAAAACGGCTTCTGCGTATACACCAGCCTTCGATGTGGTGCCGGAGCGTGATTACAATCCGCAGGTGAAGCAGGGTATTGGCCCTGAATTGCCGCGTCCGAACAAAATTAAACTGCCAACACGTCGTGAACTGGCTTCTTACGGCATTAAGTTGCCGTCACAGCGTATGGCAGAAGACAAAGCGCGCGAAGAAGCCGAGCAGCTGTTGCCTGAAATGACAGCGACCTATCATGAACCCTCACAGGATCATGAAGAGGATACCGCCTTGCAGGAAGCACACCTGCGCGAAGCGTTTGCATCTCAGCAACAGCAGCGTTATGCAGAAAGCGGACAGCATCAAGTCGAAGAAGATGAAGAGGCTTTACATCAGGCGCAGTTGGCCAATCAGTTTGCAGCTCAGCAGCAACAACGCTATCAGCAATCTGAAACCAATGAAGGCCCTGTATTTAACCTTGATACTTCATCAGCCTTTGATTTTTCGCCAATGAAAGATTTGGTCGATGACGGCCCAAGCGAGCCATTGTTTACCATCGCTGCAACGCCTGAGCCGGAAGCGCCTGCGCAGTGGCAACAACCTGCTGCACCACAATCCGAAGCGCCTGCGCAGTGGCAACAACCTGCCGCACCACAATCCAAAGCACCTGCGCAGTGGCAACAACCTGCCGCACCGCAGCCAGAAGCCATGCCATCGCTGAATGAGCACAATAGCCCATGGTCGTCATCCGAGACCGAAAGCTATGCTGCGCCAGCAGAAGCGCCTCAACCGGCCGCCCCTGCGCAAGATAGCCTGTTCCATCCATTCCTGGTTCGTCATGAACGTCCGTTGGAAAAGCCTTCTACGCCGCTGCCGACGCTTGATTTGCTGACCTCTCCGCCTTCGGAAGAAGAGCCGGTGGATATGTTCGCGCTTGAGCAGACAGCACGATTGGTTGAAGCGCGTCTGGCCGATTATCGTGTGAAAGCCGAAGTCGTCGGTATTTCACCAGGTCCGGTGATCACCCGCTTTGAGCTGGATCTTGCTCCTGGCGTGAAAGCTGCGCGTATTTCTAACCTGTCGCGCGATTTGGCTCGTTCGCTTTCAGCTGTCGCGGTGCGTGTGGTTGAAGTGATTCCTGGCAAACCTTATGTCGGCCTGGAATTACCGAACAAACATAGGCAAACCGTCTATCTGCGCGAAGTGCTGGATTGTGACAAGTTCCGCGATAACCCGTCACCGCTGTCGGTGGTGCTGGGTAAAGATATCTCGGGTCAACCGGTGGTGGCCGATCTGGCGAAGATGCCGCACCTGCTGGTTGCTGGTACGACCGGTTCCGGTAAGTCGGTTGGTGTGAACACCATGATCATCAGCATGCTGTATAAAGCCACACCAGAAGAAGTGCGCTTTATCATGATCGACCCGAAAATGCTGGAGCTCTCCGTCTACGAAGGCATTCCGCATTTGCTGACTGAGGTGGTCACCGACATGAAAGATGCGGCGAACGCGCTGCGCTGGAGTGTGGGTGAGATGGAACGCCGCTACAAGCTGATGTCTGCTCTGGGCGTGCGTAACCTTGCCGGTTACAACGAGAAAATTGAGCAGGCTGCTGCCATGGGGCGCCCAATTCCAGATCCGTTCTGGAAGCCGGGTGACAGTATGGAGACCACGCCGCCTGTGCTGGAAAAACTGCCGTACATCGTAGTGTTGGTGGATGAATTCGCTGACCTGATGATGGCGGTGGGCAAGAAAGTTGAAGAGTTGATTGCTCGCCTGGCACAGAAAGCGCGTGCGGCGGGTATTCACCTGGTGCTGGCAACGCAGCGTCCGTCGGTAGATGTGATTACCGGCTTGATCAAAGCCAACATCCCAACGCGCATCGCCTTTACGGTGTCCAGTAAAATTGACTCACGTACCATTCTTGATCAAGGCGGCGCGGAATCACTGTTGGGGATGGGTGATATGCTTTACATGCCGCCTAACTCCTCAATGCCGGTGCGTGTCCATGGTGCCTTCGTGCGCGATCAGGAAGTGCATGCGGTAGTGCAGGACTGGAAAGCGCGTGGACGTCCGCAATACATCGACAGCATTACCGCGGGTGAAGAGAGCGAGAGTGCAGCGGGCGGTCTTGATGGTGATGAAGAGCTTGATCCGCTATTCGATCAGGCGGTCTCATTTGTGGTCGAGAAACGTCGCGCCTCTATCTCCGGTGTTCAGCGCCAGTTCCGTATTGGTTACAACCGTGCAGCGCGCATCATTGAACAGATGGAAGCGCAGGGTATTGTTTCTGAACCGGGCCATAATGGTAACCGCGAGGTGCTATCACCGCCGCCGCACGAGATGTAA
- the lrp gene encoding leucine-responsive transcriptional regulator Lrp, giving the protein MVDNKKRPGKDLDRIDRNILNELQKDGRISNVELSKRVGLSPTPCLERVRRLERQGFILGYTAQLNPHYLDASLLVFVEITLNRGAPDVFEQFNAAVQKLEETQECHLVSGDFDYLLKTRVPDMSAYRKLLGETLLRLPGVNDTRTYVVMEEVKQSNRLVIKTR; this is encoded by the coding sequence ATGGTAGACAATAAGAAACGCCCCGGAAAAGATCTGGACCGTATCGACAGAAACATTCTGAATGAATTACAGAAAGACGGCCGTATTTCTAATGTTGAGCTTTCAAAACGTGTTGGCTTATCACCTACGCCGTGTCTTGAGCGTGTGCGTCGCCTGGAACGTCAGGGCTTCATTTTGGGTTACACCGCACAACTGAACCCACATTATCTGGATGCTTCACTGCTGGTATTTGTTGAGATTACTCTGAATCGTGGTGCGCCAGATGTGTTTGAACAATTTAACGCCGCTGTGCAAAAACTTGAGGAAACTCAAGAGTGTCACCTCGTTTCCGGTGACTTTGACTACCTGTTGAAAACCCGTGTACCGGACATGTCCGCCTACCGTAAGCTTTTGGGTGAAACCTTGCTGCGCCTGCCGGGCGTAAACGACACCCGTACTTACGTGGTGATGGAAGAGGTCAAACAGAGCAATCGTCTGGTGATCAAAACCCGGTAA
- the trxB gene encoding thioredoxin-disulfide reductase, whose translation MSTAKHSKLLILGSGPAGYTAAVYAARANLNPVLITGLEKGGQLTTTTEVENWPGDPNDLTGPALMERMQEHAEKFNTEIIFDHIHTVDLQNRPFRLTGDSGEYTADALIIATGASARYLGLPSEEAFKGKGVSACATCDGFFYRNQEVAVIGGGNTAVEEALYLANIAAKVHLIHRRDSFRAEKILIDRLMDKVRNGNIVLHTDRTLEEVVGDQMGVTGVKLLSTKGEEPEMLDVAGLFVAIGHSPNTAIFDGQLALENGYIKVQSGLQGNATQTSIPGVFAAGDVMDHIYRQAITSAGTGCMAALDAERYLDGLVKTDL comes from the coding sequence ATGAGTACGGCCAAACACAGTAAGCTGCTCATTTTAGGCTCCGGTCCTGCCGGATATACCGCTGCAGTCTATGCCGCGCGCGCTAACCTGAATCCGGTATTGATCACCGGGCTGGAAAAAGGCGGTCAGCTCACCACGACCACTGAAGTTGAGAACTGGCCAGGCGATCCGAACGATCTGACCGGCCCGGCGTTGATGGAACGTATGCAAGAGCATGCCGAAAAATTCAACACCGAAATTATTTTCGACCATATTCACACGGTTGATTTGCAAAACCGCCCCTTCCGTTTAACGGGTGACAGCGGTGAGTACACCGCTGACGCGCTGATCATCGCGACCGGTGCATCCGCGCGTTATTTGGGTCTACCTTCGGAGGAGGCGTTCAAAGGCAAAGGTGTTTCCGCCTGTGCGACCTGTGACGGTTTCTTCTATCGTAATCAGGAAGTCGCGGTGATTGGTGGCGGTAATACCGCGGTGGAAGAGGCCCTTTACCTGGCAAATATCGCGGCGAAAGTCCATTTGATTCACCGTCGTGATAGCTTCCGTGCGGAAAAAATCCTGATCGATCGTCTGATGGATAAAGTGCGCAACGGCAACATCGTACTGCACACCGATCGCACACTGGAAGAAGTGGTCGGGGATCAGATGGGTGTCACCGGTGTGAAACTGCTTTCCACCAAAGGTGAAGAGCCGGAAATGCTGGATGTTGCCGGGCTGTTTGTGGCGATTGGTCATAGCCCGAATACCGCCATTTTCGACGGCCAGCTGGCGCTGGAAAACGGCTATATCAAAGTGCAGTCCGGCTTGCAGGGCAATGCGACCCAGACCAGCATTCCAGGCGTATTTGCGGCGGGTGACGTGATGGATCATATTTATCGCCAGGCGATCACCTCTGCCGGTACCGGCTGTATGGCGGCGCTGGATGCAGAACGCTACCTTGACGGGCTTGTTAAAACCGATCTGTAA